The Triticum urartu cultivar G1812 chromosome 5, Tu2.1, whole genome shotgun sequence genome contains the following window.
ATCATTCAGACAACAAAGTCACTGTCCTGGTTTTCTTCTCTGCACTATATGGTTTTGATAATGCAAAGCAATGTACCCCAAGTTCTTATTCAAAATCGATCAGAAAATGACGCAGTTAGATATACAAGTGCACACCATGTTTTGTGAGCCTCTACTTATTCCACTTTAGTTGGCCTGTCGTGTACCCTTATTATTGATTTGATTGAACTGATGTGAAGAAAGAAACCTATGGATATGCTGATTTGAGGTTCTAACTACGCTGCTGCTCGGCATTCAAAGCTGAGTAGTGATTTTCATGGATCTGACAAGTACAAACATAACTATGCATTAAACATTATTTGACCTTTTTTTAGAAAATTTATTTGGCATTTTTCATGCCTTACTTGATTAGTGATGTATGTTTTCCTCAATGTGTTTCAATGCCATGTTAAAGATGCTTATGTCTTTTGTCCCTTTCTTTTAATGTTGAACAGTAGATTCTGAAGAGTAAGAAAAAGAGTAAAAGGCCAACACAGTTTATATTTCAACTGACATGTGCTGTAGTGCTCTTTGTCTTTGGGAATCTTAAATTTTCTACTTTCTAATTTGTATTCATGCTTGTTTATGTTACAAGAGACTTCTATGTTTTTCATCTGTGTCATAAAAGTATAGGCTCAATTTAATCAGTTTGTTAGTAATAGCACTGCTAATTGCTAAATACTTGCTGATTTGGTGTTATTGTTGCAGATTATGTTGGCAGAGAAGCAAGCAGCATTGGAGAAGCTAGAATGGGAGGCAAAGATGTCAAGTACAAAAGTTGAAGAACTTGAAGTGGATGTAGCCTCTATGGATGTTGAAATCTCTGCTCTGATGAAGGTATTCAGGAAAATAACAGAGAACAACCGAGCCTCTCATCCCACGGAGAGATCTGACGATTCATCGTTGGAATGTGAACCAGTTCAGCTTGATGTAAGCTCATGCCCTGTTACATTCTTATAAACTCTTCAACGCTATTGTATATCTTGCTTGATGAAAAATTGAATTAATTATGTCTTTATCTGAATGAGCTATCTATATGTGCTTTGCTCCAAAACTGATTTTTAATTTGTTGTTTCTCCTATTTGCTACAACGCAGGATACGGTAGGTGATATTGATACGGAGAAGATGGAGCAGGAAATGTCAGCCTACGTCACGGCTCTAGCAGCCGCGAAAGACAATCCTACGGAGGAGTTCCTGAAGGCAGTAACTGAGGCAAGGCTGAGACTCCAAGCGTTTGTACTCTAACTTGTCAGGAAAACATTGACCCATGCTCTGTGCCCACTGCCCAGAGCAGCTCTCGTGATGCTCGGCAGAAACAGTTTCGCCACTGGGTGATATGATGTGCACGCGAGTTGACAGTTGTCGCCACTGGGTCTTATATCGCAGAGGATCCGTGTTTGTATCCTCTCATCTTGGATCTGGGCCGATGATGCCtctgatcttgttgttgtaatgTTATCAACTATTTGTAGTATGTGACTGGGTGGCATCTTAGTAGAGATGTCAACTTGTACAATTTTAGTAAACATCTGATGGTTCAACTGTCTGGACGACCTAGAGATTATTGTTCTAAGTGGTCTGAACATTTGCAATCCGGAGTATGTTCTCAAACTTTCAGGCTATTGTTTGGTTTCATGCACATGCAGGGAGTTTGTGAATTTTATTGAACATTCGATGGTTCAACCTGTCTAAACGACCAACAGATTTAGCCATGGACAGGGCCGCATGGAAGTTAGATGTGCTAGAACCATGACTTGGTTTCGATATCTTATGGGTTTCAACTCTAGTCAAACCCAACTTGTTTGGGATTGAAGGCTTtgtattgttgttgttgtttcgtTGTTTTCGTGTATGTTCTCAAACTTTTAGGCTATTGTTTGGCATGTGCAGGGAGTTTGATTTCAGAAGCAGATACATTTGAGTTTGTGAGAGAGAAACATGAAGGTAATAGCTCACAGAGCATAAGTAGATCCTGGCAACCCCTGCGTAGGCGTAGATCAACTATAGTTGCGCAGTCTGGCAGAAGTGTTTTTGAAGAATTTTGAGAGTATTTTCCTGGTCCAACCCAAGGTCCCCAGGTATACCCACAAAACCCTCAGATCCTAGTTATTAGACACTAACCTAGACCTAGCGTATTGGGGAACGGGATTGGGAGGAGTCCAACGATCCCAAATCTCTTCGGGGTGGAAAAACAACATTACAAGGCCTAAATGTATTTCCACTCTTATTTTGGTAGAGGTCATACCAACACAGTAACACACATAGGTCACACAGATCATACACAGTTGTAGTTCAACACCTTCATTCTAGAGGTAAGAAAATTGTGCGTATTCACAAAATTTATTTTACAACATCTACCAAAAGGAACACAAACCTAGCAACATTTAAAAACTGCATGTGTACATTCCTAGTGTTACAGCCTGCTGCAAATCTATAGCCACAAGCACAACAACCAACATCTAGGTCAGGTAAGCATTCATAGATGGCATACAGGTGTAGAACACAGCCACAAACCTACAAAAACAAAACACTGCAACTACCTCCAGGCAAGTACGAGCCACATGAATGTTGGATGTTGGTTCACTTGTCCACCAGCAGCAGAGATAATTCAAAAAAGAAAGGCAAAAGTCATAATACAAGGTTACAGACCAGATGATCATCCTAATACATAGTAAATAGTACATTCTCGCACTCTCGGTGCTCTTTCCTCGCATAATAATAAGGTAAACAAAAGAGTATTTAGGGGAATCACAACACGTTTGACAGGTTTTTCCGGCAATATTATGCCACTCGGCGACTATATTTAAGGTAGGGGCAGGTAGGGGTAGGCAGGCAGGCGGCAGCAACATCTTGTATCCGAGGAAGCTGGAATCATGACTTCGCACTTATTTGAACTGCTTGTATGGCTGCAAGACAGAGAGTATAAGTCAGTACATGGTAGCAGGCTAGCAGCAAAGGAATACAAATAGGTAAAATATAATAATAGCACCAGAACATAGAGTACAGCACAATCCTAAAAACTACCCCCTCTGTTCATTAATATAAGACATTTGGCAGTTTAATAAACTGCCAAAACGTCTTACATTTAAAGAACAGAGGTAGTACTATCTTTTATATCACAATTACCAGCATTTCAATATGAAATACAGTAAGGCTGTGAACTTAATGGTGTTACAAGTAATAAATTTGCTAAACTAAGTTATTAGTGGCAAATAGAGCAAAGTAGAAATAAGCTACAGACTTGCAGCAGGTGCTAGATGCCGACAAAAAGTTGGCAGCCAACAAAAATTGAACAGACTATCTATGGATTTGTTGTAAAGAAACTAAGGacatatttcaaaacaaagaatGTAAAATTATATCTAGAAACATTTCATCTTAACACTTAAGTACCTAAACATGAAATGATTAAACAAATACAGCCAGCCATAATACAGGATAATAGTACTTGCTGTAAAATGTTTCTCCTTCACGGACAACTAGGCAATGAAACAAGCAGGCAAATAATAAGTAGCAGGGGCAACTCCACCGGTAGCATTATAATGCAGTGAAAGTTACAGACTCAGTTCAAAAATCACAAAACTACAAACAATCGGACCACAATATAATGGTCTAAATGGATTAGAAACCATATAGAAGCTCACTACAGCCAAAAGGAAAGATATTGGCATCAAATAACTCTGACAATTATTTAAGTAGAGAAAGAATGCATAACAGTTCATACAGCCTAAAACAATTCCCGAATAAGGAGATCAATATATGTATAGATCACGTTATAAAAGGGACTAGCAGCCACCAATGTCATCAAAATAAAATCATGTTTGACTTGACATTCTCCATGAATGAACACATAACAGGATgcatgcagaaaagaaaagatgcAGTGCTTACATTTTTCAGACAAGCATACATGTTTCTCACTAGATACTTAACATCCTATTGGTGATAGTACTTTAGGAGTCTACAAGTAGCGCATCtagattttttttttcaaatttcacAAAGAAACGACTATTCCCTGCCACAAAATCTACTTGAATGCAAAGCAGCTTGCAGATAGTGCAATGTAATGAGTTTGTTGTTTTCTAGTATACACGAATGAATTTGCAAATGATAATTATATTCAACTGAGAAGCTTAGTTTGGTTCAGCGCATTCATAGCATGGTACTCATTTTAGTGAACTCCAAGTTGTTACTGGTGAGTGCGAAGTCTAGTTACCAGAATATAACATGTTACATGAATATTCAACACGGGGAAATAGTCCTTATAAATGTGAAGCATTCTCTATATTCACTAACTCTGTTGTCTGACCTATGCTAGCTATTATGTTTCTACACCTTAGATCACTGGAGCACTAGACTTCAAGCTTTGGAAATAAGTTATTACATGTGATGCAGTGGAACTTGTTAACCCAAGACACCTCCAGTCTTTGCACTGAATTAATGTAATATGTGAAATTTTGGTCTAGGTCACGCATTTTGACAAGTATGTGTTCAATTATCTCAATATGCAGGAACATTGTTTCCAGCACAGGACCTTTCGACTAATTGTCAGAGCCTCCAGTGCGGAACAGAAGGAGTGACATAAGCATTTACAAGCTCCAAAACAGTACAGTTAGGTCTTTTTACAACTTATCTTAACTTCCAAGACCTACTCTGCAGTACTTATCAAAATGCTGGAGCATAAACACCACTGGTCATATTTGAAGAATACAGGGTGGGAGCCTTTACATTTCCTTTTTGAGGATACATCATATAAATAACAATTGGATTACAAGGAGGTTTTCTACAACAGCTTATTTACAAGTTACAAATCTAAGTTACATTCTTGAATTCCCAGCTTGAGCAATGCCTTTAAGCTACAAAAGAATTAATGAAAAATCTATACACAACAGCAACCAGAGCGCTATACAGACGGTATCCAGTGGGTTACACAAGTATGCAGCTATACAGTGATATCCGGCGACAGGAAGCTACGTACAGGTATACAACCAAATGAAAGAATGATTACATTGAAAACAAAGAACAAGAACAGATAAAGCAGAACTTACATCTCAGTTAATGCTACAACAGATCCCTGGAGACACAAGCAGTTATAAGCAGTGAacggttgaaagttggcatgtgcaAAAATTATGCCACCTCGGATTGCCGCTGCCCCTATGCTAGGCATCCAGGTACATCACTCGTGCGACATTCGTCGCCGCTTTGAGTGATCAACCTCCCTTGACCTGCTTCGTCTCCCAGATGATCTTCCTCTATCCCAGTCTTCAGTACGATCAGAATCACGCTCCCTGTGTCTGTGATAATCACCATGGCGATCTCTGTCATCCCGGTGTCTGTCCCTATCTCCTCTATCCCTCTCCCTTTCCCTATCTCCTCTGTCCCTCTCCCTTTCCCTATCTCCTCCTCTgtccctctctctttccctctcACGACCCATATCCCGTTCATCACGGTGCCTTCTCTCTGGCAATTCTGGTGGTGGGGGCAAATCTTTTTCCCTCTCCCGCCTCCTTTCTGGTGCACCTGACCATTCCCGCTCTGGTGGCCTCTCTTTACCATGGCTTCCACCTTCTCCATAGTGCTGATCAGATGCTGCATCATCACCATAGCTTGATTGTTCCTCGCCTCCCCAACCACCACCCATGCTTGGGTCTGGCCACATTCCAACACCCCCGGCACCCATACCACCTCCTCTCCCAAAGAACGCTGGGTTCACATGAGGAGCAACCACAGGTGGGAATGGCTGCATCAAGCCTGGGAATGGTGCACCACCAGGTCCACCAGGGAACCCTCCAAACCCTCCACCCATCCTTCCCATGGCTGCACCATAGCCAGTGGGATCAAATCCCTGCCCCATCATCCCTCCGGGATGCATCATTGGTGGCGGTGGAGCCACCATCCCTCCGTTCCCCATGATCCCTCGGCCACCCACCGGACCCATCCGATTCCTCATATTCCCACCAGGACCTCTACCCCCCATCCCACCACCACCTGGACCTCTGCCCCAATTCCCACCACCTgccccgcctcctcctccaccaccgccaccaccaccagctCCTCCGCCTCCCCGGCCACCATAGTTTCCTCCAACCTGAGGCCCAGGCGGGCCTCCAGGTGGACCACCACCACCTCTGCCACCACTCTTCTGCATACCTGAATTCTGCTGACCCATCGGTTGGTTGTTCTTCATCTGAGCTTCACCCATGCGGCGTACAGTGTTAGGCGAAGCAAAGGCCACGACACAGGGACGGCCATTGAACGGGTGGCCGTTCATGCCCTCCTTGCAGGCAGCAGCAGCGCCAGGGTCAAAGAAATCGACCTGGCAATATCCCTTGGATTTCCCGCTGGCCTTCTCATCAAAGAACCTGACTTCCTTGACATGGCCGTACTTGACGAGCTCCGCCTCCAGATCCGCGTCCGTCGTCCACCAGTGGAGGTCCCCAACGAAGAGCGTGGTAGCGCCAGGGCCGTCGCCACCCCCGCCGTTGCCAACAACTATCGGTCCTCCCCCGAAGTTGCCCCCTCCCTGCCGGTGGAACCCGTCTCCTCCCGCCTGGATCTGGTGgtggggaggcggcggcggcgccgcggCGACGGGAGGCTGAGGCGGCGGCGGGAGATGGGACGGGTTGGGGCGGTCTTGGATGGGGGCAGGGCCGGACGCGACTCCCGGGATGTGGACCTTCTCCGGGTGGCCCatcgggggcggcggcgggggcagcGGGAGCGAAGGGGTGGGCAGAACCTGCTGCtgttgcggcggcggcgggggcgccTGCTGCGGGGGGAGCTGGTGCTGCTTGGGGGGCAGCGCCGGCGGCGGGGGCTGGACGGGGGGCTGGGAGGCGTGGAGGAAGCCGTCCCCGACGTTGACGTCGTTGTAGAGGTCGTCgtagtcgtcgtcgtcgccgtAGTACTGGTCGACGTCCTGCACGGCGGAGATGGCCTCCTTCCGGTGGAAGGAGCCGTCCCCGTCGGgatccatggcggcggcggcgggggcgggggaGGCGGAGCAAACCCTAGGGGCTGGATCTGGTGGGAGCGCGCCGAGGCGGAGGGGGGAAACGAAATAAGCTGGAGACTGGGTCTGGCTGGTGCTCGGATTTGGATTTGGAGGGTGTGTGCGCGTGCGCCTCGTCCCGGGTCAGGACCGGAGAGGATGGCAGGTGGGGCCCGCGCGGTGAGCGCGGGATGGTTCCGGTGAGGTCAGGCGGTGGGACGTGGCGGGCTGGCAGTGGACGGGTGGGCTTGACAAATCTttgggccctctctctctctctctgaaagGCCGGTGCCTTCGAGGAGTCGAGGGATGGAATTTTCTATACGACTTTCACAGAGATAtagaagaacttgggagagagggaggggctgcaccaaaggaaaaaggtgtgtttgagaggccttcctaccccactatatatagggatctcaagggggggtgcgccagcccctaggagatccaatctccaagggggcggcggccaggggaggagtcctcccccccaaggcacctaggaggtgccttcccctgctgggactcttcctttagggattccccaggcgcatgggcctcttggggctggtgcccttggcccatgtaggccgaGGCGCACCctctacagcccatgtggcccccgggggtaggtggccccacccggtggacccccgggaccctttcggtggtgccggtacaataccgataaccccgaaacttgtcccgatggccgaaacaggacttcctatatataattctttaccttcggaccattccggaactcctcgtgacgtccgggatctcatccgggactccgaacaacattcggtaaccacatacaagcttcctttataaccctagcgtcatcgaaccttaagtgtgtagaccctatgggttcgggagacatgcagacatgaccgagacgttcttcggtcaataaccaacagcgggatctggatacccatgatggctcccacatgttccacgatgatctcatcggatgaaccacgatgtcaaggacttaatcaatcctgtatacaattccctttgtctatcggtatgttacttgcccgagattcgatcgtcggtgtccaatacctagttcaatatcgttaccggcaagtctctttactcgttccgtaaaacatcatcccgtgatcaactccttggtcacattgcgcatatgatgatgtcctaccgagtgggcccagagatgcctctccgcttacacggagtgacaaatcccagtcttgattcgtgccaacccaacagacactttcggagatacctgtagtgcacctttatagtcacccagttacgttgtgacgtttggtacacccaaagcattcctgcggtatccgggagttgcacaatctcatggtctaaggaaatgatacttgacatagaaaagctttagcatacgaactacacgatctagtgctatgcttaggattgggtcttgtccatcacatcattctcctaatgatgtgatcccgttatcaatgacatccaatgtccatggtcaggaaaccgtaaccatctattgatcaacgagctagtcaactagaggcttactagggacatggtgttgtctatgtatccacacatgtatctgagtttcctatcaatacaattatagcatggataataaacgattatcatgaacaaggaaatataataataaccaatttattattgcctctagggcatatttccaacagtctcccacttgcactagagtcaataatctagttcacatcgccatgtgattaacacttacaggtcacatcgccatgtgactgaCACCccaagagttctgggtttgatcatgttgcttgtgagagaggttttagtcaacgggtctgaacctttcagatccgtgtgtgctttacaaatctctatgtcatctcctagatgaaGCTACCATGTTCTATTTGGAGTtaatccaaataactattctacttggagctattctaaattgttgctccattatatgtatccggtatctctactcagagctatccggataggtgttaagcttgcatcgacgtaactctttacgacaaactcttttaccacctccataatcgagaaaattccttagtccactagttactaaggataactttgaccgctgtcccgtgatccattcttggatcactcttgtaccccttgactgactcatggcaaggcacacttcaggtgcggtacacagcatagcatactgtagagcctatgtcttgagcataggggacgaccttcgtcctttctctctattctgtcgtggtcgagctttaagtcttaacttcataccttacaactcaggcaagaactccttctttgactgatccatcttgaacaacttcaagatcatgtcaaggtatgtgctcatttgaaagtaccattaagcgttttgatctatccttatagatcttgatgctcaatgctcaagtagcttaatccagattttccattgaaaacactttccaaataaccctacatgctttccagaaattctacgtcatttccgatcaacaacatatattcatcagaaattctatagtgctcccactcacttctttggaaatacaagtttctcataaactttgtatataccaaaatctttgatcatctcatcaaaacatacattccaactccgagacgctcactccagtcctcagaaggattgctgaagctttgcatacttattagcatctttcaggattgacaaaaccttccggttgtatcacatacaacctttcctcaagaaaatcgtcgaggaaacaatgttttgacatcctatctgcaagatttcataaataatgtagtaatcgctaatataattccaacagattcttagcatcgctacgagtgagaaagtctcaccatagtcaactccttgaacttgtcggaaaacatcttaacgacaagtcgagctttcttaaagGTGACATTTatcatcattgttcgtcttccttttaaaatccatatgtacctaacagccttacgaccatcaagtagttcttccaaagtctacactttgttttcatatatggatcctctctcggattatatggcctcgagccatttatcggaatccgggcccaccatcgcttctccatagctcgtaggttcattgttgtctagcaacatgacttccaagacagggttacgtaccactctgaagtagtacgcatcctgtcatcccacgaggtttgggagtgacttgattcgaaatctcatgatcaatatcataagcttccacttcaattggtgtaggtgccacaggaacaacttcctgtgccttgccatacactagttgaagagacggttcaatgacctcatcaagtctccaccatcctcccactcaattctttcgagagaaacttttcctcgagaaaggacccgattctagaaacaatcccttattgctttcgaatctgagacaggaggtatacccaactgtttttgggttgtcctatgaagatgcatttatccgctttggattcgagcttatcggcctgaaactttttcacataagcgttgcagccccaaacttttaagaaatgacagcttaggtttctctaaaccatagttcatacggtgtcacctcatcggaattacgtggtgccctatttaaagtgaatgtggttgtctctaatgcctaacccataaactatcatggtaattcgataagagacatcatggtatgcatcatatccaatagggtgcagctatgatgttcggacacaccatcacactatggtgttccaggctgtatcagttgtgaaacaatttccacaatgtcttaattttgtgccaaactcgtaattcagatattcatctctatgatcatatcacagatattttatcctcttgtcacgacgatctttcaacttcaccctgaaattacttgaacctttcaataattcagactcgtgattcatcaagtaaatatactcaacatctactcaaatcatctgtgaagtaagaacataacgatatccactacatgcctcagcactcaatggactgcacacatcaaaatgtatttcttccaacaagttgctttctagttccattttactgaaaaacgaggctttcagtcatcttgcccatgtggtataatttgcatgtctcaagtgattcaaaatcaagtgagtccaaacggtccatttgcatggagtttcttcatgcatacacaccaatagacatggttcgcatgtctcaaacttttcaaaaacgagtgagtccaaagatccatcaacatggagcttcttcatgcgttttataccgatatgacttacgtggctgtgccacaagtaggtggtactatcattactatcttttggcatgaacatgtgtatcactacgatcgagattcaataaaccattcattttaggtgtaagaccattgaaggtattattcaaataaacagagtaaccattattctccttaaatgaataaccgtattgcgatagacataatccaatcatgtctatgctcaacgcaaacaccaatctcgatggtagagggagcgtacgatatttgatcatatcaacattggaaacacttctaacacatatcatcagctcacctttagctagtctccgtctattccgtagcttttatttcgagttactaacacttagcaaccgaaccggtatctaataccctggtgctactaggagtactagtaaagtacacatcaacacaatgtatatccaatatacttctatcgaccttgccagccttctaatctaccaagtatctagggtaattctgctccagtggttgttccccttattacagaagcacttagtctcgggtttgggttcaaccttgggtttcttcactagagcagcagctgaattgccgtgtcatgaagtatcccttcttgcccttgcccttcttgaaactagtggtttcaccaaccatcaacaattgatgctccttcttgatttctacttttgcggtgtcaaacatcgcgaatatctcaaggatcatcatatatgtcctcgatatattatagttcatcacgaagctctagcagcttggtggtaattcggagaactatcactatttcatttggaagatcaactcccacttgattcaaatgattgttgtactcagacaatctgagcacaagctcaacaattgagcttttctccttagtttgcaggctaagaaaatcgtcggaggtcttatacctcttgacgtgggcacgagcctgaaatcccaatttcagccctcaaaacatctcatatgtttcgtgacgtttcaaaaaacgtctttggtgcctcaactctaaaccgtttaactgaactatcacgtagttatcaaaacgtgtatgtcagatgttcgcaacatccacagacaacgttcgag
Protein-coding sequences here:
- the LOC125509653 gene encoding translation initiation factor IF-2-like; the encoded protein is MDPDGDGSFHRKEAISAVQDVDQYYGDDDDYDDLYNDVNVGDGFLHASQPPVQPPPPALPPKQHQLPPQQAPPPPPQQQQVLPTPSLPLPPPPPPMGHPEKVHIPGVASGPAPIQDRPNPSHLPPPPQPPVAAAPPPPPHHQIQAGGDGFHRQGGGNFGGGPIVVGNGGGGDGPGATTLFVGDLHWWTTDADLEAELVKYGHVKEVRFFDEKASGKSKGYCQVDFFDPGAAAACKEGMNGHPFNGRPCVVAFASPNTVRRMGEAQMKNNQPMGQQNSGMQKSGGRGGGGPPGGPPGPQVGGNYGGRGGGGAGGGGGGGGGGGAGGGNWGRGPGGGGMGGRGPGGNMRNRMGPVGGRGIMGNGGMVAPPPPMMHPGGMMGQGFDPTGYGAAMGRMGGGFGGFPGGPGGAPFPGLMQPFPPVVAPHVNPAFFGRGGGMGAGGVGMWPDPSMGGGWGGEEQSSYGDDAASDQHYGEGGSHGKERPPEREWSGAPERRREREKDLPPPPELPERRHRDERDMGRERERERDRGGDRERERDRGDRERERDRGDRDRHRDDRDRHGDYHRHRERDSDRTEDWDRGRSSGRRSRSREVDHSKRRRMSHE